In Sorghum bicolor cultivar BTx623 chromosome 10, Sorghum_bicolor_NCBIv3, whole genome shotgun sequence, one genomic interval encodes:
- the LOC8070743 gene encoding transcription factor DIVARICATA — protein MDLNSGEWNASEIMMAKDLIASHNTNNNYAYNMYKKHTDNIVDVLQARFPTKGKHQVINLYVDLMVEMLQTMLSNDHHATSSSNLVHEESKMSLDVLAMESMDMLGGYPVESGAKRKAEEAPCRQLAPPTKRQRPMKFWTKEEHRNFLHGLVVFGRGDWKNISRYFVTTRTPMQVSSHAQKYFRRMDSTTKQRCSINDVGLYDVEPWLQNNASSLEGLTFNGATYNPKHNGTSGHLTAMNNLDQQIGLPSLYHADRTSNNNSLAATLVVGQQQQQQQMWASGSHVALVMERNSNKTTWAGDQEGDFLIDQWMMNMDMN, from the exons ATGGATCTCAATTCTGGAGAGTGGAATGCCTCTGAGATCATGATGGCGAAAGATCTCATAGCTAGCCACAACACCAACAATAATTATGCCTACAACATGTACAAGAAGCACACTGACAATATTGTGGATGTTCTCCAAGCAAGGTTTCCTACAAAGGGAAAGCATCAGGTAATCAACTTGTATGTTGATCTCATGGTAGAGATGTTGCAGACGATGTTGAGCAATGACCACCATGCAACATCAAGTAGCAATCTTGTTCATGAAGAATCCAAGATGTCACTGGATGTTCTAGCCATGGAAAGCATGGACATGTTGGGTGGTTATCCGGTAGAGAGTGGGGCCAAgaggaaggcggaggaggcTCCATGTAGGCAACTCGCTCCACCGACAAAGAGGCAGCGCCCTATGAAGTTTTGGACCAAGGAAGAGCACAG GAACTTTCTCCATGGCCTAGTTGTGTTTGGCCGCGGTGATTGGAAAAATATCTCTAGGTACTTTGTTACCACCAGGACACCGATGCAAGTCTCCAGTCATGCCCAAAAGTACTTCCGTAGGATGGACTCTACCACGAAACAACGTTGTAGCATCAATGATGTTGGTCTCTATGATGTTGAGCCATGGCTGCAAAATAATGCTTCTAGTTTGGAGGGGCTCACCTTTAATGGCGCCACCTACAACCCAAAACACAATGGCACTAGTGGACATCTCACCGCCATGAACAACCTGGACCAACAGATTGGGTTACCATCCTTGTACCATGCTGACCGGACAAGCAACAATAATAGCTTGGCTGCTACCTTAGTTGTAggccaacaacaacaacaacaacaaatgtgGGCTAGTGGCTCTCATGTTGCTCTAGTGATGGAGAGGAATAGCAACAAGACAACCTGGGCTGGTGATCAGGAGGGAGATTTTCTAATTGATCAGTGGATGATGAACATGGATATGAACTAG